A region of Burkholderiales bacterium JOSHI_001 DNA encodes the following proteins:
- a CDS encoding putative phospholipid-binding protein (PFAM: Putative phospholipid-binding domain): MPVVALTQGMGSLAQDIAEQLADELKLATLQHEVAERVADKMHVSKSLINRLRSGKAGLIEGLRADRGAMAVYTAEEVLDAAAQGNVVVRGWGATQLLRQVPHVPCIRIMRPFEKRVDWLMAELGIDDRDTAEQEIRRSDNANASRMHDQFGVHWGDPVLFDLVLNTDRLSVDTCVQQIKAVLARPEFAETDASRALLKGMALSAHVRARLRMHEDTAGVDVTIDTPADGQLVLRGIVTNERERVAAAEVAAAVSGVRGVDNQLRVMATSRLFTSSKN; this comes from the coding sequence ATGCCTGTCGTCGCACTCACCCAGGGCATGGGCTCGCTGGCCCAGGACATCGCCGAGCAGTTGGCCGACGAGCTGAAGCTGGCCACCTTGCAGCATGAGGTGGCCGAGCGCGTGGCCGACAAGATGCACGTGTCCAAGAGCCTGATCAACCGCCTGCGCAGCGGCAAGGCGGGGCTGATCGAAGGCCTGCGTGCCGACCGCGGGGCCATGGCGGTCTACACCGCCGAGGAAGTGCTGGACGCTGCCGCGCAGGGCAACGTGGTGGTGCGCGGCTGGGGCGCCACGCAGCTGCTGCGCCAGGTGCCGCACGTGCCCTGCATCCGCATCATGCGGCCCTTCGAAAAGCGCGTGGACTGGCTGATGGCCGAGCTGGGCATCGACGACCGGGACACGGCCGAACAGGAAATCCGCCGCAGTGACAACGCCAATGCCAGCCGCATGCACGATCAGTTCGGGGTGCACTGGGGCGACCCGGTGCTGTTCGACCTGGTGCTGAACACCGACCGCCTGAGCGTGGACACCTGCGTGCAGCAGATCAAGGCCGTGCTGGCGCGGCCCGAGTTCGCCGAGACCGATGCGTCGCGCGCGCTGCTCAAGGGCATGGCGTTGTCGGCGCATGTGCGCGCGCGGCTGCGCATGCACGAGGACACCGCCGGCGTGGACGTCACCATCGACACCCCGGCCGATGGCCAGCTGGTGCTGCGCGGCATCGTCACCAACGAACGTGAACGCGTGGCTGCGGCCGAGGTGGCCGCCGCCGTCAGCGGTGTGCGCGGTGTGGACAACCAGCTGCGCGTGATGGCCACCTCGCGCCTGTTCACCTCGTCGAAGAACTGA
- a CDS encoding cAMP-binding protein (PFAM: Cyclic nucleotide-binding domain) — protein MNPIPIDKHPERNVIRLELRKNIVLRDLVDEEREELERQLVIVDCAKGDHLLLQGVHEMEQYFILSGILKRVVTNAEAKEMILRFADENDFETSYAAWRLETPTPYSIVCVTKVRVAKLPMQAWVDFVDRHPKCKHVFEYEVMRLMSEVMGHTITLHLLDAPGRVHRFERKHPELAERIPKKELASYLNLSAETLSRLKQRGKI, from the coding sequence ATGAATCCCATTCCCATCGACAAGCACCCCGAACGCAACGTCATCCGTCTGGAGCTGCGCAAGAACATCGTGCTGCGCGATCTGGTGGACGAAGAGCGTGAGGAGCTGGAACGCCAGTTGGTGATCGTGGACTGCGCCAAGGGCGACCACCTGCTGCTGCAGGGCGTGCACGAGATGGAGCAGTACTTCATCCTGAGCGGCATCCTGAAGCGCGTGGTCACCAACGCCGAAGCCAAGGAAATGATCCTGCGCTTTGCCGACGAGAACGACTTCGAGACCAGCTACGCCGCCTGGCGCCTGGAAACGCCCACTCCCTACAGCATCGTGTGCGTGACCAAGGTGCGCGTGGCCAAGCTGCCGATGCAGGCCTGGGTGGACTTCGTCGACCGCCACCCCAAGTGCAAGCACGTCTTCGAGTACGAAGTGATGCGCCTGATGAGCGAGGTGATGGGCCACACCATCACCCTGCACCTGCTGGACGCCCCGGGCCGCGTGCACCGCTTCGAGCGCAAGCACCCGGAGCTGGCCGAGCGCATCCCGAAGAAGGAACTGGCGTCCTACCTGAACCTGTCGGCCGAGACGCTTTCGCGGCTGAAACAGCGCGGCAAGATCTGA
- a CDS encoding Tripartite tricarboxylate transporter TctB family (PFAM: Tripartite tricarboxylate transporter TctB family), which produces MNQPDSEEAGHPVAKNATVDAVVAALLMVVGLVVVFEARRLGAGWTSDGPGAGYFPFYIGLLLCIGGAGILYQAVVSKSRDTDTFVDSVQLKRVASVFLPSVVYAAAIMVLGLYVASAVFIALFMVILGKYPPVKSVLVGLVVNALFFAMFEVWFKVPLFKGALNPLGFLGY; this is translated from the coding sequence ATGAACCAACCCGACTCCGAAGAAGCCGGCCACCCGGTGGCCAAGAACGCCACGGTGGACGCCGTGGTGGCGGCCCTGCTGATGGTGGTGGGCCTGGTGGTGGTGTTCGAAGCCCGCCGCCTGGGGGCCGGCTGGACCAGCGACGGCCCCGGGGCCGGCTATTTCCCGTTCTACATCGGTCTGCTGCTGTGCATCGGCGGCGCCGGCATCCTGTACCAGGCGGTGGTGTCCAAATCACGCGACACCGACACCTTCGTGGACAGCGTGCAGTTGAAGCGCGTGGCCTCGGTCTTCCTGCCTTCGGTGGTGTATGCCGCGGCCATCATGGTGCTGGGCCTGTACGTGGCCTCGGCGGTGTTCATCGCGCTGTTCATGGTCATCCTGGGCAAGTACCCGCCGGTGAAAAGCGTGCTGGTCGGCCTGGTGGTCAATGCGCTGTTCTTCGCGATGTTCGAGGTCTGGTTCAAGGTGCCCCTGTTCAAGGGTGCGCTGAACCCGCTCGGATTCCTGGGCTACTGA
- a CDS encoding putative permease (PFAM: Sulfite exporter TauE/SafE): protein MNLDPLLIAELLALGLGAGFLAGLLGVGGGMMMVPFVTLVLSRRGVPTEMAVKMAIATSMATIVFTSISSVRAHHQRGAVRWNLVRGLAPGIVGGGLLAGAGVFSLIKGTALAVLFALFVFFSASQLLLDRKPKPSRQMPGTAGQLAAGGGIGFVSGLVGAGGAFMSVPFMTWCNVPLPNAVATSAALGLPIALANTAGYIIAGWNLPPVMPGALGYLVLPVLAVIALGSVTAAPLGARAAHSMDVKKLRRIFAVLLYSLGSYMLWRGLAA from the coding sequence ATGAATCTCGACCCCTTGTTGATTGCGGAATTGCTGGCCCTGGGCCTGGGCGCCGGTTTCCTGGCCGGGCTGCTGGGCGTGGGCGGCGGCATGATGATGGTGCCCTTCGTCACCCTGGTGCTCAGCCGCCGTGGCGTGCCCACCGAGATGGCGGTGAAGATGGCGATTGCCACTTCCATGGCCACCATCGTGTTCACGTCGATTTCCAGCGTGCGCGCGCACCACCAGCGCGGCGCCGTGCGCTGGAACCTGGTGCGCGGGCTGGCGCCCGGCATCGTGGGCGGCGGGCTGCTGGCCGGCGCCGGCGTGTTTTCGCTCATCAAGGGCACGGCGCTGGCGGTGCTGTTCGCGTTGTTCGTCTTTTTCTCGGCCAGCCAGTTGTTGCTGGACCGCAAGCCCAAGCCGTCGCGTCAGATGCCCGGCACGGCGGGGCAGCTGGCCGCGGGCGGCGGCATCGGCTTCGTGTCGGGGCTGGTGGGCGCCGGCGGGGCCTTCATGTCGGTGCCCTTCATGACCTGGTGCAACGTGCCCTTGCCCAATGCCGTGGCCACCAGCGCGGCGCTGGGCCTGCCCATTGCACTGGCCAACACGGCGGGCTACATCATCGCCGGCTGGAACCTGCCCCCGGTGATGCCCGGCGCCCTGGGCTACCTGGTGCTGCCGGTGCTGGCGGTGATTGCGCTGGGCAGCGTCACCGCCGCGCCCCTGGGTGCGCGCGCCGCCCACAGCATGGACGTGAAGAAGCTGCGCCGCATCTTCGCGGTGCTGCTGTACAGCCTGGGCAGCTACATGCTGTGGCGCGGCCTGGCGGCCTGA
- a CDS encoding diguanylate cyclase (GGDEF) domain-containing protein (PFAM: GGDEF domain; PAS fold~TIGRFAM: diguanylate cyclase (GGDEF) domain), protein MSPTTSVSTPALTDPGLWPVLGQSLLALARRQGAMVAVKDAGTLRYVQVDAALATLLGREPADVAGRTDAELFDPALAQTLRSADQTALAHGDALESEHRFEWKGERREFAVLRLAATAGERKLICCVWQDLAPRRQREAQLKAALEQLEREQRAHEALRRELADQSLRDNATGLYTRAHFEDQLRREVDLSTREHREFAMVFIELDPFDERVAAAGAQAPDRILEAMGRLLRGNTRAMDASCRLDERRFAVLLSGVGLATAHSRMEGLRRQCATQIVVQEGRELGFTVSMGVASFPHTAHTQEEINAACEATLAEAKRRGGNTVALASIRFESP, encoded by the coding sequence ATGAGCCCGACCACCAGCGTCTCGACGCCCGCCCTCACCGACCCTGGCCTGTGGCCGGTGCTGGGCCAGAGCCTGCTGGCCCTGGCCAGGCGCCAGGGGGCCATGGTGGCCGTGAAGGACGCCGGCACCCTGCGTTATGTGCAGGTGGACGCCGCCCTGGCCACGCTGCTGGGCCGCGAGCCGGCCGACGTGGCGGGCCGCACCGACGCTGAACTGTTCGACCCCGCACTGGCGCAGACCCTGCGCAGCGCGGACCAGACCGCGCTGGCCCACGGCGACGCGCTGGAAAGTGAACACCGCTTCGAATGGAAGGGCGAACGGCGCGAATTCGCCGTGCTGCGCCTGGCCGCCACGGCCGGCGAGCGCAAGCTCATCTGCTGCGTCTGGCAGGACCTGGCGCCACGCCGCCAGCGCGAAGCCCAGCTGAAGGCCGCGCTGGAACAACTGGAACGCGAACAGCGCGCCCACGAGGCGCTGCGCCGCGAACTGGCCGACCAGAGCCTGCGCGACAACGCCACCGGCCTGTACACCCGCGCGCACTTTGAAGACCAACTGCGTCGCGAAGTGGACCTGTCCACGCGTGAACACCGCGAATTCGCGATGGTGTTCATCGAGCTGGACCCCTTCGACGAACGCGTGGCCGCCGCCGGTGCGCAGGCCCCCGACCGCATCCTGGAAGCCATGGGCCGGCTGCTGCGCGGCAACACCCGCGCCATGGACGCGTCCTGCCGCCTGGATGAGCGGCGTTTTGCCGTGCTGCTGTCGGGCGTGGGCCTGGCCACGGCGCATTCGCGCATGGAAGGCCTTCGCCGCCAGTGCGCCACGCAGATCGTGGTGCAGGAAGGCCGTGAACTGGGTTTCACGGTCAGCATGGGCGTGGCCAGCTTCCCGCACACGGCGCACACCCAGGAAGAAATCAACGCCGCGTGCGAGGCCACCCTGGCCGAAGCCAAGCGGCGGGGCGGCAACACCGTCGCCCTGGCCAGCATCCGCTTCGAGAGCCCCTGA
- a CDS encoding response regulator with putative antiterminator output domain (PFAM: ANTAR domain) yields the protein MKKIESLALLPVHRSADQADVLAGTLRAAGLAPLQGVACHALVHEAVRQAPQAVVVAAPTDFAPWPDLQCLLDGQPLPVLLWWPEGAPTDPAWMDAALAAGVSAWRVGADLPDWPGAVAEALARHAQVRALRQQLDKAQAQMDERKWVDRAKGLLMRGGTLNEDEAFRMLRSASMQANLRLGEVSRSVIETALLAEGVNRAGQLRMLSQRYVKALALQVAPGAWQDGAAVQAATAARIEANLAFLGAQPLQTDAPGQLQAVRDAWQALQRHRQPDIDHLPQADAAALALLQGAEALTAALEAAGGRQRVQVVNLCGRQRMLSQRLAKEALLAALLPPAWAQASAEHAKACAQEFELAHAQLVQAPLSTPAIREGLAQVRGLWLRLTRAALPAAAETGASPQALARTSEDLLDALERLTERFESSLQLLLA from the coding sequence ATGAAGAAGATCGAATCCCTGGCCCTGCTGCCGGTGCACCGCAGCGCGGATCAGGCGGATGTGCTGGCCGGCACCCTGCGCGCGGCCGGCCTTGCCCCGTTGCAGGGCGTGGCCTGCCACGCCCTGGTGCATGAAGCGGTGCGGCAGGCGCCGCAGGCGGTGGTGGTGGCGGCGCCGACAGACTTCGCGCCTTGGCCCGACCTGCAGTGCCTGCTGGACGGCCAGCCCTTGCCGGTGCTGCTGTGGTGGCCCGAGGGGGCACCCACCGACCCGGCCTGGATGGACGCCGCCTTGGCCGCCGGGGTGAGCGCGTGGCGCGTGGGCGCGGACCTGCCTGACTGGCCCGGCGCGGTGGCCGAAGCCCTGGCGCGGCATGCACAGGTGCGGGCTTTGCGCCAGCAACTGGACAAGGCCCAGGCCCAGATGGACGAACGCAAATGGGTGGACCGCGCCAAGGGCCTGCTGATGCGCGGCGGCACACTCAACGAGGACGAAGCCTTTCGCATGCTGCGCAGCGCGTCCATGCAGGCCAACCTGCGCCTGGGCGAGGTGTCGCGCAGCGTGATCGAGACCGCGCTGCTGGCCGAAGGGGTGAACCGGGCGGGCCAGTTGCGAATGTTGTCGCAGCGCTACGTGAAGGCGCTGGCCCTGCAGGTGGCGCCAGGGGCCTGGCAGGACGGTGCAGCGGTGCAGGCGGCCACCGCTGCCCGCATCGAAGCCAATCTGGCCTTCCTGGGCGCCCAGCCCCTGCAGACTGACGCGCCTGGCCAGTTGCAGGCCGTGCGCGACGCCTGGCAGGCGCTGCAGCGCCACCGGCAGCCGGACATCGACCACCTGCCGCAGGCCGACGCCGCCGCGCTCGCCCTGCTGCAGGGCGCCGAAGCCCTGACCGCGGCACTGGAAGCCGCGGGTGGCCGCCAGCGCGTGCAGGTGGTGAACCTGTGTGGCCGCCAGCGCATGCTGTCGCAGCGGCTGGCCAAGGAAGCCTTGCTGGCCGCCTTGCTGCCGCCGGCCTGGGCCCAGGCCAGTGCCGAACACGCCAAGGCCTGCGCGCAGGAGTTTGAACTGGCGCATGCCCAGTTGGTGCAGGCGCCGCTGTCCACGCCGGCGATTCGCGAGGGCCTGGCCCAGGTGCGCGGCTTGTGGCTGCGCCTGACCCGCGCCGCCCTGCCGGCCGCAGCGGAAACCGGCGCCAGCCCGCAGGCCCTGGCCCGCACCAGCGAAGACCTGTTGGACGCCCTGGAGCGTCTCACCGAACGGTTCGAGTCCAGCCTGCAGCTCTTGCTGGCCTGA
- a CDS encoding NAD(P)H-dependent nitrite reductase, large subunit (PFAM: Pyridine nucleotide-disulphide oxidoreductase; BFD-like [2Fe-2S] binding domain; Nitrite and sulphite reductase 4Fe-4S domain; Nitrite/Sulfite reductase ferredoxin-like half domain~TIGRFAM: nitrite reductase [NAD(P)H], large subunit) → MALSKWDPVMKKLKLVMVGNGMAGVRTIEELLKMAPDLYDITIFSAEPHPNYNRILLSPVLAGEQTLDEIVLNPLTWYEEQGITLHLGKKVARVDRVKRLVIAEDGTTAAYDRLLIATGSTPFILPVPGKDLPGVIAYRDIADTHFMIDAAAKYAHAVVIGGGLLGLEAANGLMLRGMQVSVVHIMPWLMERQLDEVAAKLLQKSLEARGLKFEIGAQTECLLAGPDGRVKAVKFKDGREIPADLVVMAAGIRPNNALALSMGLLCANEGRGGIVVNDTLQTTTDARIYAVGECAAHRGIAYGLVAPLFEQGKVCATHLAEFGIGRYTGSQTSTKLKVTGIDLFSAGNFMGGDACEDIVLSDPIGGVYKKLVIQDDKLVGACLYGDTVDGSWYFKLLREGRKIGDIRDRLMFGESNIGDVGHEGHSKAAAMADSDEVCGCNGVTKGSICKAIKDKGLFTLDEVRKHTKASASCGSCTGLVEQLLMFTAGGDYSKAPTKKALCGCTDASHQDAREAIKAQHLLTIPDVYQALGWRTPNGCASCRPAINYYLLSTWPKEAVDDPQSRYINERSHANIQKDGTYSVIPRMWGGETTADELRRIADAVDKYKIPTVKVTGGQRIDLLGVKKEDLVAVWKDIGMPSGHAYAKALRTVKTCVGSEWCRFGTQDSTQMGKDLERALWRMYAPHKVKLAVSGCPRNCAEAGIKDVGVIGVDSGWEIYVAGNGGIKTEVAQFLVKLKTAAEVLAYSGAFLQLYREEGWYLERTCHYVGRVGLDHVKKKILDDAEGRQALWQRLQFSLDGEPDPWFDFEQARVDTRQFIPLIPA, encoded by the coding sequence ATGGCCCTCTCGAAATGGGACCCCGTGATGAAGAAGCTGAAGCTGGTGATGGTGGGCAATGGCATGGCCGGTGTGCGCACCATCGAAGAACTGCTGAAGATGGCGCCAGACCTGTACGACATCACCATCTTCAGCGCCGAGCCGCACCCGAACTACAACCGCATCCTGCTCAGTCCCGTGCTGGCCGGCGAACAGACGCTGGACGAGATCGTGCTGAACCCACTGACCTGGTACGAAGAGCAGGGCATCACGCTGCACCTGGGCAAGAAGGTGGCCAGGGTGGACCGCGTGAAGCGCCTGGTCATCGCCGAAGACGGCACCACGGCCGCCTACGACCGCCTGCTGATCGCCACCGGCTCCACACCCTTCATCCTGCCGGTGCCGGGCAAGGACCTGCCCGGCGTCATCGCCTACCGCGACATCGCCGACACCCACTTCATGATCGACGCCGCGGCGAAGTATGCGCACGCGGTGGTCATCGGCGGTGGCCTGCTGGGCCTGGAAGCCGCCAACGGCCTGATGCTGCGCGGCATGCAGGTGAGCGTGGTGCACATCATGCCGTGGCTGATGGAGCGCCAGCTGGACGAGGTGGCGGCCAAGCTGCTGCAAAAGAGTCTGGAAGCACGTGGCCTGAAGTTCGAGATCGGCGCCCAGACCGAGTGCCTGTTGGCCGGCCCGGACGGCCGCGTGAAGGCGGTGAAGTTCAAGGACGGCCGCGAGATCCCCGCCGACCTGGTGGTGATGGCCGCGGGCATCCGCCCGAACAACGCCCTGGCCTTGAGCATGGGCCTGTTGTGTGCCAACGAAGGCCGCGGCGGCATCGTGGTCAACGACACCCTGCAAACGACCACCGACGCCCGCATCTACGCGGTGGGCGAGTGCGCCGCGCACCGCGGCATCGCCTACGGCCTGGTGGCGCCCCTGTTCGAACAGGGCAAGGTCTGCGCCACCCACCTGGCCGAGTTCGGCATCGGCCGCTACACCGGCAGCCAGACCTCGACCAAGCTGAAGGTCACAGGCATCGACCTGTTTTCTGCCGGCAACTTCATGGGCGGCGACGCTTGCGAGGATATCGTGCTGTCCGACCCCATCGGCGGCGTTTACAAGAAGCTGGTGATCCAGGACGACAAGCTCGTCGGCGCCTGCCTGTACGGTGACACGGTGGATGGCAGCTGGTACTTCAAGCTGCTGCGCGAAGGCCGCAAGATCGGCGACATCCGCGACCGGCTGATGTTCGGTGAAAGCAACATCGGCGACGTGGGCCACGAAGGCCACAGCAAGGCCGCCGCCATGGCCGACAGCGACGAAGTGTGCGGCTGCAATGGCGTCACCAAGGGCAGCATCTGCAAGGCCATCAAGGACAAAGGCCTGTTCACGCTGGACGAGGTGCGCAAGCACACCAAGGCCAGCGCGTCCTGCGGCAGCTGTACCGGGCTGGTGGAACAGCTGCTGATGTTCACCGCCGGCGGCGACTATTCCAAGGCCCCCACCAAGAAGGCCCTGTGCGGCTGCACCGACGCCAGCCACCAGGACGCGCGCGAGGCCATCAAGGCCCAGCACCTGCTGACCATTCCCGACGTCTACCAGGCCCTGGGTTGGCGCACGCCCAATGGCTGCGCCAGCTGCCGGCCGGCGATCAACTACTACCTGCTCAGCACCTGGCCCAAAGAAGCGGTGGACGACCCGCAAAGCCGCTACATCAACGAGCGCAGCCACGCCAACATCCAGAAGGACGGCACCTATTCGGTCATTCCGCGCATGTGGGGCGGCGAGACCACCGCGGATGAATTGCGCCGCATCGCCGACGCGGTGGACAAGTACAAGATCCCCACCGTGAAGGTCACCGGCGGCCAGCGCATCGACCTGCTGGGTGTGAAGAAGGAAGACCTGGTGGCCGTGTGGAAGGACATCGGCATGCCCAGTGGTCACGCCTATGCGAAGGCCCTGCGCACGGTGAAGACCTGCGTGGGCTCCGAGTGGTGCCGCTTCGGCACGCAAGACAGCACCCAGATGGGCAAGGACCTGGAACGGGCCCTGTGGCGCATGTACGCGCCGCACAAGGTGAAGCTGGCCGTTTCCGGCTGCCCGCGCAACTGCGCCGAGGCCGGCATCAAGGACGTGGGCGTCATCGGCGTGGACTCCGGCTGGGAGATCTACGTCGCCGGCAACGGCGGCATCAAGACCGAGGTGGCGCAGTTCCTGGTGAAGCTGAAGACCGCCGCCGAGGTGCTGGCGTATTCCGGCGCCTTCCTGCAGCTGTACCGCGAAGAGGGCTGGTACCTGGAGCGCACCTGCCACTACGTGGGCCGCGTCGGCCTGGACCACGTGAAGAAGAAGATCCTGGACGACGCCGAAGGGCGCCAGGCGCTGTGGCAGCGCCTGCAGTTCAGCCTGGACGGCGAGCCCGACCCCTGGTTCGACTTCGAGCAGGCGCGCGTGGACACGCGCCAGTTCATCCCCCTGATCCCCGCCTGA
- a CDS encoding hypothetical protein (PFAM: Tripartite tricarboxylate transporter family receptor) produces the protein MFLHTLNPLGSAVRRLFIAGAVAAVAAVTPAWGWEPSKPVEFVVPAGTGGGADQMARLIQGIIVKHKLMKESMVVVNKSGGAGAEGFLDVKGAKGDPHKIIITLSNLFTTPMATGVPFNWKDMTPVSMMALDQFVLWVNAETPYKTATEYVNAVKAAGPSKMKMGGTGSKQEDQILTVGLEKATGTKFIYVPYKGGGEVAVQLVGKHIDSTVNNPIEAVAQWRAGSLRPLCVFDDTRMPYKAKVTDKESWNDIHTCKEAGVPTDYVMLRGIFMAPGVTPEQLAYFVDLMKKVRDTPDWKEYMEKGAFNQTAMSGAEFTKWLTAAEGLHRQLMTEAGFLAK, from the coding sequence ATGTTCTTGCACACACTCAACCCCCTGGGCTCGGCGGTGCGCCGCCTGTTCATTGCCGGTGCGGTGGCCGCTGTGGCCGCGGTGACGCCGGCCTGGGGCTGGGAGCCTTCCAAGCCGGTGGAGTTCGTCGTGCCCGCCGGCACTGGCGGCGGCGCCGACCAGATGGCGCGCCTGATCCAGGGCATCATCGTCAAGCACAAGCTGATGAAGGAGTCGATGGTCGTCGTCAACAAGAGCGGCGGCGCCGGTGCCGAGGGCTTCCTGGACGTGAAGGGCGCCAAGGGCGACCCGCACAAGATCATCATCACGCTGTCCAACCTGTTCACCACGCCCATGGCCACCGGCGTGCCCTTCAACTGGAAGGACATGACCCCCGTGTCCATGATGGCGTTGGACCAGTTCGTGTTGTGGGTCAATGCCGAAACGCCCTACAAGACCGCCACCGAGTATGTGAATGCGGTCAAGGCCGCCGGCCCCAGCAAGATGAAGATGGGCGGCACCGGCAGCAAGCAGGAAGACCAGATCCTGACCGTGGGCCTGGAAAAGGCCACCGGCACCAAGTTCATCTACGTGCCCTACAAGGGTGGTGGTGAAGTGGCGGTGCAACTGGTGGGCAAGCACATCGACTCCACCGTGAACAACCCCATCGAGGCCGTGGCGCAGTGGCGCGCCGGCTCGTTGCGGCCGCTGTGCGTGTTCGACGACACGCGCATGCCCTACAAGGCCAAGGTCACCGACAAGGAGTCGTGGAATGACATCCACACCTGCAAGGAAGCCGGCGTGCCCACCGACTACGTCATGCTGCGCGGCATCTTCATGGCCCCGGGCGTCACGCCCGAGCAACTGGCCTATTTCGTCGATCTGATGAAGAAGGTGCGCGACACGCCGGACTGGAAGGAATACATGGAAAAGGGCGCCTTCAACCAGACGGCCATGTCCGGCGCCGAATTCACCAAGTGGCTGACCGCCGCTGAAGGCCTGCACCGGCAGCTGATGACCGAGGCCGGATTCCTGGCCAAGTAA
- a CDS encoding hypothetical protein (PFAM: Tripartite tricarboxylate transporter TctA family) — MEELSALFHGFAVVLTPMNIMLMFVGIILGVLIGVLPGLGGANGVAILLPLTFTMSPTSAIVMLSCIYWGALFGGAITSILFNIPGEPWSVATTFDGYPLAQKGQAGQALTAAFTSSFVGAFIAVLMITFLAPLVAKFALKFGAPEFFAVYLLTFCSFVGMGKGSPFKILVAMALGFALAAVGMDTVTGQLRMTFGQPELMRGFDFLIAVIGLFGIGEILLSMEEGLKFQGKSARIDPKVVWQTWKQLPKYWVTSVRSSLVGMWMGITPGGATPASFMSYGLAKKMSKTGNKFGTGEIEGVIAPETAAHAAGTSALLPMLALGIPGSPTAAVLLGGLLIWGLQPGPLLFVEQKDFVWGLIASMYLGNLVGLIVVLSTVPLFASILRIPFSIIAPVIIVICAIGAYTVHNAMLDIWFMLGFGVIGYVFKKLDYPLAPMVLALVLGDKAEDSFRQAMLVSQGELSIMWANPLVGSITTLALAMLAWPLVSKLVAKVRPPKAKAFPEEQPVD, encoded by the coding sequence ATGGAAGAACTGAGCGCACTGTTCCACGGCTTCGCCGTGGTGCTGACGCCGATGAACATCATGCTGATGTTCGTGGGCATCATCCTTGGCGTGCTGATCGGCGTGCTGCCCGGGCTGGGCGGCGCGAACGGGGTGGCCATCCTGCTGCCGCTGACCTTCACCATGTCGCCCACCTCGGCCATCGTGATGCTGTCGTGCATCTACTGGGGCGCGCTGTTCGGCGGGGCCATCACGTCCATCCTGTTCAACATTCCGGGTGAGCCGTGGTCGGTGGCCACCACCTTCGACGGCTACCCGCTGGCGCAGAAGGGCCAGGCCGGCCAGGCCTTGACGGCCGCGTTCACATCGTCCTTCGTGGGCGCCTTCATCGCGGTGCTGATGATCACCTTCCTGGCACCGCTGGTGGCCAAGTTCGCGCTGAAGTTCGGTGCGCCGGAATTCTTTGCCGTGTACCTGCTCACCTTCTGCAGTTTCGTGGGCATGGGCAAGGGCTCGCCCTTCAAGATCCTGGTGGCCATGGCGCTGGGCTTTGCGCTCGCCGCCGTGGGCATGGACACCGTCACCGGCCAGTTGCGCATGACATTTGGCCAGCCCGAATTGATGCGCGGATTCGACTTCCTGATCGCGGTGATCGGCCTGTTCGGCATCGGCGAGATCCTGCTGTCGATGGAAGAGGGCCTGAAGTTCCAGGGCAAGAGCGCGCGCATCGACCCCAAAGTGGTGTGGCAGACCTGGAAGCAGTTGCCCAAGTACTGGGTCACGTCAGTGCGCAGTTCGCTGGTGGGCATGTGGATGGGTATCACGCCCGGCGGTGCCACGCCGGCGTCCTTCATGAGCTACGGCCTGGCCAAGAAGATGAGCAAGACCGGCAACAAGTTCGGTACCGGCGAGATCGAAGGCGTGATCGCGCCCGAAACCGCGGCGCACGCGGCAGGCACCAGTGCGCTGCTGCCGATGCTGGCGCTGGGCATCCCGGGCTCGCCCACCGCGGCGGTGCTGCTGGGCGGCCTGCTGATCTGGGGCCTGCAGCCCGGGCCGCTGCTGTTCGTGGAGCAGAAAGACTTCGTCTGGGGCCTGATCGCCAGCATGTACCTGGGCAACCTGGTCGGGCTGATCGTGGTGCTGTCCACGGTGCCGCTGTTCGCGTCCATCCTGCGCATTCCGTTTTCCATCATCGCGCCGGTCATCATCGTCATCTGCGCCATCGGCGCCTACACGGTGCATAACGCCATGCTGGACATCTGGTTCATGCTGGGCTTCGGCGTCATCGGCTATGTGTTCAAGAAGCTGGACTACCCGCTGGCGCCCATGGTGCTGGCCCTGGTGCTGGGCGACAAGGCCGAAGATTCCTTCCGCCAGGCCATGCTGGTCAGCCAGGGCGAATTGAGCATCATGTGGGCCAACCCGCTGGTGGGCAGCATCACCACGCTGGCGCTGGCCATGCTGGCCTGGCCGCTGGTGTCCAAGCTGGTGGCCAAGGTGCGGCCTCCCAAGGCCAAGGCCTTCCCTGAAGAACAGCCGGTGGACTGA